The Achromobacter deleyi genome has a window encoding:
- a CDS encoding haloacid dehalogenase type II, translating into MPLDHLPRPQWLTFDCYGTLIQWDEGLQAAMARILDANPDPDRRQTPTPAQFLPVYDEHEHRLERTPPHRRFADVTRESLRLAMGEFGLAYRPEDADMLIASISAMPPFPEVVGTLAALKQAGFRLCIISNTDDDIIAGNVAQLGGHIDRVVTAEQAGAYKPSRKIFAHAHDSLGVTPDEVVHICASPHLDHAAARDIGFRCVWIDRGTGRKPLPDYRPDATVATLDRVPDLFRKAGWL; encoded by the coding sequence ATGCCACTGGATCATCTGCCCCGTCCTCAATGGCTCACCTTCGACTGCTACGGCACACTCATCCAATGGGACGAAGGCCTGCAAGCCGCCATGGCCCGTATCCTGGACGCCAATCCGGATCCCGACAGACGGCAAACGCCCACCCCTGCGCAATTTCTCCCGGTCTATGACGAACATGAGCACCGGCTGGAACGCACGCCGCCACATCGCCGCTTCGCCGACGTGACGCGCGAATCGTTGCGCCTGGCCATGGGAGAATTCGGCCTCGCGTACCGTCCCGAGGACGCCGACATGCTGATCGCCAGCATTTCCGCGATGCCTCCCTTTCCTGAAGTCGTCGGCACCCTGGCCGCGCTCAAGCAGGCTGGCTTTCGGCTGTGCATCATCTCCAACACCGACGACGACATCATCGCCGGCAACGTCGCGCAACTGGGCGGTCATATCGATCGCGTCGTCACGGCCGAACAAGCCGGCGCCTACAAGCCTTCGCGCAAGATATTCGCCCATGCGCACGACAGCCTGGGCGTCACGCCCGACGAGGTCGTCCATATTTGCGCCAGCCCCCACCTGGACCATGCAGCCGCCCGCGACATAGGCTTTCGCTGCGTATGGATAGACCGGGGCACCGGCCGCAAGCCCTTGCCTGACTATCGTCCGGACGCTACCGTAGCAACACTGGATCGTGTCCCCGACTTGTTCCGCAAGGCCGGCTGGCTCTGA
- a CDS encoding LysR substrate-binding domain-containing protein, producing MLDLELLKTLVCVVDEGSFTRAANRVHRTQSTVSQQVRKLEQSVGKTLLLRDRAGGNVSATEDGELMLVYARRLLAIAGEAEHVLSNPRAARVLRLGVPEDFDVSRLTVLLAGFAASHADVRLETISGMSADLRAGLASGDLDLALVKREPGEGPCLAAWPERLVWVGALDRIRNAAVVPLVLFPQGCIYRKRMIYALESAGRAWHIAYHSHSLAGVQAAVAAGLGVSLLPAFARLQTHAELGVEDGFAAVPPTELAIIGNPRALGPVEQDLLAALKQAIGEDAQALAA from the coding sequence ATGCTGGATCTGGAACTACTCAAGACCCTGGTCTGCGTCGTGGACGAAGGCAGCTTCACGCGCGCCGCGAACCGCGTGCATCGCACGCAGTCGACGGTCAGCCAGCAAGTGCGCAAGCTCGAGCAAAGCGTGGGCAAGACGCTGCTATTGCGGGATCGGGCCGGCGGCAACGTGTCGGCGACCGAGGACGGCGAACTGATGCTGGTCTATGCGCGGCGGCTGCTGGCCATTGCTGGAGAGGCCGAGCATGTGCTGTCGAACCCGCGGGCGGCGCGTGTGCTGCGGCTGGGTGTGCCGGAGGATTTTGACGTGTCCCGGCTGACCGTGTTGCTGGCCGGCTTTGCGGCAAGCCATGCGGACGTGCGCCTGGAGACCATTAGCGGCATGAGCGCCGACCTGCGGGCCGGACTGGCCTCCGGGGACCTGGACCTGGCGCTGGTCAAGCGCGAGCCGGGCGAAGGGCCGTGCCTGGCGGCCTGGCCGGAACGCCTGGTCTGGGTGGGCGCCCTCGATCGGATCCGGAATGCGGCCGTGGTGCCGCTGGTCTTGTTCCCGCAGGGATGCATCTATCGCAAACGGATGATCTACGCCCTGGAAAGCGCCGGCCGGGCGTGGCATATCGCGTATCACAGCCATAGCCTGGCGGGCGTGCAGGCGGCGGTCGCCGCGGGGCTGGGCGTGAGCCTGCTGCCGGCATTCGCGCGGCTGCAGACGCATGCGGAATTGGGCGTGGAGGATGGGTTTGCGGCGGTGCCGCCGACGGAGCTGGCGATCATCGGCAACCCGCGCGCCTTGGGGCCGGTTGAGCAGGACCTTCTGGCGGCGCTGAAACAGGCCATAGGCGAGGACGCCCAGGCCCTCGCGGCGTAA
- a CDS encoding YchJ family protein: MTKKSSSSKAPCPCGGALAYPDCCGRWHDGPLAMQAPTAEALMRSRYSAFVLEKLPYLLATWHPSTRPASLEPNPADLKWLGLEVKAAAAQDADHATVEFVARSRQAGRASRMHEISRFVREGGQWFYVDGDLS; encoded by the coding sequence GTGACAAAGAAATCCAGTAGTTCGAAGGCGCCCTGCCCCTGTGGCGGCGCCCTCGCCTATCCCGACTGCTGCGGCCGCTGGCATGACGGCCCGCTGGCCATGCAGGCGCCCACCGCCGAAGCCCTCATGCGATCCCGCTACAGCGCCTTCGTGCTGGAGAAGCTGCCATACCTGCTGGCGACCTGGCATCCCAGCACGCGGCCCGCGTCACTCGAGCCCAATCCTGCCGACCTGAAATGGCTGGGACTCGAGGTCAAGGCAGCGGCCGCTCAGGACGCCGATCACGCCACCGTCGAATTCGTGGCCAGAAGCCGGCAGGCAGGCCGCGCCAGCCGGATGCACGAGATCAGCCGTTTTGTCCGCGAAGGCGGGCAGTGGTTCTACGTGGATGGCGATCTGAGCTGA
- a CDS encoding GNAT family N-acetyltransferase translates to MISVTQDPERSRFTATVDGVLCVLDYQLQDNTLTITHTGVPSVVGGRGIAAELTRQALLAARANGWKVRPLCSYAEVYMRRHPEYNDLRA, encoded by the coding sequence ATGATTTCCGTGACGCAAGACCCCGAACGCTCCCGTTTCACCGCCACCGTAGACGGCGTGCTGTGCGTACTGGACTACCAATTGCAGGACAACACCCTGACCATCACCCACACCGGTGTTCCCAGCGTGGTCGGCGGGCGCGGCATCGCGGCCGAACTGACCCGCCAGGCACTGCTTGCGGCGCGTGCCAACGGCTGGAAGGTCCGCCCCTTGTGCTCCTACGCCGAGGTCTATATGCGCCGCCACCCCGAATACAACGACCTGCGGGCCTGA